In the genome of Actinomadura graeca, one region contains:
- a CDS encoding copper homeostasis protein CutC yields the protein MSLLEVIALTADDARAAQDGGADRIEVVADMAADGLTPDPDVVEAIREATSLPLRVMLRANAGFRTTGAELDRLRHAAGTLARAGADGFVLGFLDPLGHVDVAATGKLAAVADPLPWTFHRAVDHAADPAQAWDAVRHLGGGLDTVLTAGSPRGVDTGVDVLVRRAAEDRDSARMIMAGGGLRRKHVALLAAAGVTAFHVGTAVRPDGGWDAPVDPALVGDWRSLVAAAAG from the coding sequence ATGTCGCTGCTCGAGGTGATCGCGCTGACCGCCGACGACGCGCGCGCCGCGCAGGACGGCGGCGCCGACCGGATCGAGGTCGTCGCCGACATGGCCGCCGACGGGCTCACCCCCGATCCGGACGTCGTCGAGGCGATCCGCGAGGCCACGTCCCTGCCCCTGCGGGTGATGCTGCGGGCCAACGCCGGATTCCGCACCACCGGCGCCGAGCTCGACCGGCTGCGGCACGCCGCGGGCACCCTCGCCCGGGCGGGCGCGGACGGTTTCGTGCTCGGCTTCCTGGACCCCCTCGGCCACGTCGACGTGGCCGCCACCGGCAAGCTCGCCGCCGTCGCCGACCCCCTGCCGTGGACGTTCCACCGGGCCGTGGACCACGCCGCCGACCCCGCGCAGGCGTGGGACGCCGTCCGGCACCTGGGCGGCGGCCTCGACACCGTCCTCACGGCGGGCTCCCCGCGCGGTGTGGACACCGGCGTGGACGTCCTCGTCCGGCGCGCCGCCGAGGACCGTGACTCCGCCCGCATGATCATGGCCGGGGGCGGGCTGCGCCGCAAGCACGTCGCGCTCCTCGCGGCGGCGGGCGTCACCGCGTTCCACGTGGGCACGGCCGTCCGGCCCGACGGCGGCTGGGACGCCCCCGTCGACCCCGCGCTGGTGGGCGACTGGCGTTCCCTGGTCGCCGCCGCCGCCGGCTGA
- a CDS encoding penicillin-binding transpeptidase domain-containing protein has product MRSRGTAALAVLVAGVLAAGTATVWLWPGEDEGSPEKTAADYFDAWGRGALKTMGGLVADPPADFADQHRALSRGLSVTRISLAPRPVVRSGPGAAQAEFTVTRDVGLHGDWSFRSVLRLGRVHGRWRVLWTPSTLYPGLKGKGTWSLTQVTVPSLTLVARDGKALSGDGPLAPYLTALTDGLEGEDGTGWAVELRDGGGPPQRVKVLGVKPGEKVRTTLDRRVQAAAEEAVGGRQASIVAIRPSTGEILAVADGLGGLGAFVSEYPPGSTFKVVTAGALLADGMDPGSGADCPAVVVTGQRTIHNDRNRALGRTTLRDAFAQSCNTTFARLAVEEAGAKGLAASAGRFGWGERLTPGVQAASPAFPGIRSGAALAEAGIGQGEVLASPLLMATVAAAVADGSWRPPRLLEPARIREGGGRTPPPRPVPGAAALRAMMRSAVTDGTAAGAGLPGGTAGKTGTAEFGEGTHAWFIGFQDGVAFSVLVPAGGSGPEVAAPLAARFLRARHGG; this is encoded by the coding sequence GTGCGATCACGGGGTACCGCCGCGCTCGCGGTGCTGGTGGCGGGGGTTCTGGCGGCGGGCACGGCCACGGTCTGGCTCTGGCCGGGCGAGGACGAGGGCAGCCCCGAGAAGACGGCCGCCGACTACTTCGACGCCTGGGGCCGGGGAGCGCTGAAGACCATGGGCGGGCTGGTCGCCGACCCGCCGGCCGACTTCGCCGACCAGCACCGGGCGCTGTCGCGCGGGCTGTCGGTCACCAGGATCTCGCTGGCCCCCCGGCCCGTCGTCCGGTCCGGCCCCGGCGCGGCGCAGGCGGAGTTCACGGTCACGCGGGACGTGGGCCTCCACGGCGACTGGTCGTTCCGCTCGGTGCTGAGGCTCGGCCGGGTGCACGGCCGCTGGCGCGTCCTGTGGACGCCCTCCACCCTGTACCCCGGGCTGAAGGGGAAGGGGACGTGGTCGCTGACGCAGGTGACCGTCCCCTCCCTGACACTGGTGGCCCGCGACGGCAAGGCCCTCTCCGGCGACGGGCCCCTCGCCCCCTACCTCACCGCGCTCACCGACGGGCTGGAGGGCGAGGACGGCACCGGGTGGGCCGTCGAGCTCCGCGACGGCGGCGGCCCGCCGCAGCGGGTGAAGGTCCTCGGCGTGAAGCCCGGCGAGAAGGTCCGCACGACGCTGGACCGGCGCGTGCAGGCGGCGGCGGAGGAGGCGGTCGGGGGCCGCCAGGCGTCGATCGTGGCGATCCGCCCGTCCACCGGTGAGATCCTCGCGGTGGCCGACGGCCTCGGGGGGCTCGGCGCGTTCGTCTCCGAGTACCCGCCCGGCTCCACGTTCAAGGTGGTCACCGCGGGCGCCCTGCTGGCGGACGGGATGGACCCCGGCTCCGGCGCCGACTGCCCCGCGGTCGTCGTCACCGGGCAGCGCACCATCCACAACGACCGCAACCGCGCCCTCGGCCGCACCACCCTGCGCGACGCCTTCGCGCAGTCGTGCAACACCACGTTCGCGCGCCTCGCCGTCGAGGAGGCCGGTGCGAAGGGCCTCGCCGCGAGCGCCGGGCGGTTCGGCTGGGGCGAGCGGCTCACCCCCGGCGTGCAGGCCGCGTCCCCCGCGTTCCCCGGCATCCGCAGCGGGGCGGCGCTCGCGGAGGCGGGGATCGGGCAGGGCGAGGTCCTGGCGAGCCCGCTGCTGATGGCCACCGTCGCCGCGGCCGTGGCGGACGGCTCCTGGCGGCCGCCCCGGCTCCTGGAGCCCGCGCGGATCCGCGAAGGCGGCGGGCGGACACCGCCGCCCCGTCCCGTCCCCGGCGCGGCGGCCTTGCGCGCGATGATGCGTTCCGCCGTCACCGATGGCACGGCGGCGGGCGCCGGGCTTCCGGGCGGGACGGCCGGGAAGACGGGCACCGCCGAGTTCGGCGAGGGCACCCATGCCTGGTTCATCGGGTTCCAGGACGGCGTCGCGTTCTCCGTCCTCGTCCCCGCGGGCGGCTCCGGGCCGGAGGTCGCCGCCCCCCTGGCCGCCAGGTTCCTGCGCGCCCGGCACGGCGGGTGA
- a CDS encoding DUF1996 domain-containing protein yields MRRKKKAFAVMIPALVLVATAVETAPAGAAAPRPGERAGLAADPSEPPGEGGTDPGGGGSGDPGGVPRVPGDGSADPGGAGQDPDGGRTGDGQDGNGRWNGGRSRDPQNFAGPGQGGGGQGLSRALFADIRKAPALPRAANGQRGSAGTFTSKCGRNEGQKHSNPDNVIVAPGVQNGAHHTHDYVGNKSTDGFSTDESLAASGTTCTNGDKSTYYWPVMRLRAGRDNSAAARQSTADGNIGSVVTPSSVQLQFNGNARSKVTAMPPFMRVLMGDAKAGTNGTANAKALWSCTGFLNRGFTDRYPLCPQGSQVARVLEFPSCWDGRNSDSANHRDHVLFADERTGACPPGRRPVPQLQMTLTYNVPARAQAFALDSFPEQLHDPVTDHADFINVMSRNLMQQAVGCINSGRRC; encoded by the coding sequence ATGAGAAGAAAGAAAAAGGCATTCGCCGTGATGATCCCGGCGCTCGTCCTTGTCGCGACGGCGGTGGAGACGGCTCCCGCCGGTGCCGCGGCCCCGCGGCCCGGTGAGCGCGCCGGGCTCGCCGCCGACCCGTCCGAGCCGCCTGGTGAAGGCGGCACCGACCCCGGCGGAGGCGGATCCGGCGACCCCGGCGGCGTCCCGCGAGTTCCGGGCGACGGTTCGGCGGACCCCGGCGGAGCCGGGCAGGACCCGGACGGCGGCCGGACCGGCGACGGCCAGGACGGGAACGGGCGGTGGAACGGCGGCCGGAGCCGGGACCCGCAGAACTTCGCCGGCCCCGGGCAGGGAGGAGGCGGCCAGGGCCTGAGCCGCGCCCTGTTCGCCGACATCCGGAAGGCGCCCGCGCTGCCGCGGGCGGCGAACGGCCAGCGCGGCTCCGCCGGCACGTTCACGTCCAAGTGCGGGCGGAACGAGGGCCAGAAGCACAGCAACCCCGACAACGTCATCGTGGCCCCCGGCGTCCAGAACGGCGCGCACCACACGCACGACTACGTGGGCAACAAGTCGACCGACGGATTCTCCACCGACGAGAGCCTCGCCGCGTCCGGGACGACCTGTACCAACGGTGACAAGTCCACCTACTACTGGCCGGTGATGCGGCTCCGCGCCGGCCGGGACAACTCGGCCGCGGCGCGCCAGAGCACGGCGGACGGCAACATCGGCTCGGTCGTCACGCCGTCGTCGGTTCAACTGCAGTTCAACGGCAACGCCCGCAGCAAGGTGACCGCGATGCCCCCCTTCATGCGCGTCCTCATGGGAGACGCCAAGGCGGGGACGAACGGCACGGCCAACGCCAAGGCCCTGTGGTCCTGCACCGGGTTCCTGAACCGCGGCTTCACCGACAGGTACCCGCTCTGCCCGCAGGGCAGCCAGGTGGCGCGGGTCCTGGAATTCCCGAGCTGCTGGGACGGCCGCAACTCCGACAGCGCCAACCACCGCGACCACGTGCTGTTCGCCGACGAGCGGACGGGCGCGTGCCCGCCGGGACGGCGGCCCGTCCCGCAGCTGCAGATGACGCTGACCTACAACGTGCCGGCACGGGCGCAGGCGTTCGCGCTGGACAGCTTCCCCGAGCAGCTGCACGACCCGGTGACCGACCACGCCGACTTCATCAACGTGATGTCGCGCAACCTGATGCAGCAGGCCGTCGGCTGCATCAACTCCGGGCGCCGCTGCTGA
- a CDS encoding DUF4142 domain-containing protein: MRKKRGSYGFAGARKRRRPARGLLALAAVAAVGAALVVVLRPVYGTAPADGATADGARDGGTTQTRWGPLSALDRSLLVKVRQAGLWEMPAGQQAQQRAASPRVKEVGAMIMQQHMQLDADTRLTAQRLGVLLPNEPNGTQQSYLREMSTKFGADYDRTWVLRLRSAHGQVFGIIAKVRAQTQNTEIRAFAERGMKFVNTHMSLLESTGLVDKNALH; this comes from the coding sequence TTGAGGAAAAAACGCGGCAGTTATGGCTTCGCGGGGGCGCGCAAGCGCCGCCGCCCCGCCCGCGGCCTCCTGGCGCTGGCCGCGGTGGCCGCCGTCGGAGCGGCCCTCGTAGTGGTGCTCCGCCCGGTCTACGGCACCGCGCCCGCCGACGGCGCGACCGCCGACGGCGCGCGGGACGGCGGCACCACGCAGACGCGCTGGGGTCCGCTCAGCGCCCTCGACCGGAGCCTGCTGGTGAAGGTCCGCCAGGCCGGCCTGTGGGAGATGCCCGCGGGCCAGCAGGCGCAGCAGCGCGCCGCCAGCCCCAGGGTGAAGGAGGTCGGCGCCATGATCATGCAACAGCACATGCAGCTGGACGCCGACACGCGCCTGACCGCGCAGCGCCTGGGCGTGCTGCTGCCCAACGAGCCCAACGGCACGCAGCAGAGCTATCTGCGGGAGATGTCGACCAAGTTCGGGGCGGACTACGACCGCACCTGGGTGCTGCGGCTGCGCTCCGCGCACGGGCAGGTCTTCGGCATCATCGCCAAGGTCCGCGCGCAGACCCAGAACACTGAGATCCGCGCATTCGCCGAACGTGGAATGAAGTTCGTCAACACCCATATGTCGCTGCTGGAGAGCACGGGCCTGGTGGACAAGAACGCCCTGCACTGA
- a CDS encoding SDR family oxidoreductase: MNVVIAGGHGRIALRLSRLLAARGDTVLGVIRDPAHAGDVRAAGAGPVVCDLESAVAGAVADVVTGADAVVFAAGAGPGSGTARKDTVDRAASVLLADAAERAGVRGFVQISAMGAGAPPAPGRDEVWAAYIRAKGEAEDDLRSRDALDWLILRPGRLTDDPGTGLVALAGPPLGRGAVTRDDVAATVVALLDAPAVRHRTLDLLNGDTPIRDAVARLGQGGSGGSGADQVS, encoded by the coding sequence ATGAACGTTGTGATCGCGGGCGGGCACGGGCGGATCGCGCTGCGGCTGTCGCGGCTGCTGGCCGCGCGGGGGGACACCGTGCTGGGCGTCATCCGCGACCCGGCCCACGCCGGGGACGTGCGCGCGGCCGGCGCCGGGCCGGTCGTGTGCGATCTGGAGTCGGCGGTGGCCGGGGCGGTCGCCGACGTGGTGACCGGGGCGGACGCGGTGGTGTTCGCCGCCGGGGCGGGGCCCGGCAGCGGCACCGCGCGCAAGGACACCGTCGACCGGGCCGCCTCGGTGCTGCTCGCGGACGCGGCGGAGCGCGCCGGGGTCCGCGGCTTCGTCCAGATCTCCGCGATGGGCGCGGGCGCGCCGCCCGCCCCGGGCCGCGACGAGGTCTGGGCCGCCTACATCAGGGCCAAGGGCGAGGCCGAGGACGACCTGCGCTCCCGCGACGCCCTGGACTGGCTGATCCTGCGTCCGGGCCGCCTCACCGACGACCCCGGCACCGGCCTCGTCGCGCTCGCCGGGCCGCCGCTCGGACGGGGCGCGGTCACCCGCGACGACGTGGCGGCCACCGTCGTCGCGCTGCTCGACGCGCCCGCCGTCCGCCACCGCACCCTCGACCTCCTCAACGGGGACACGCCCATCCGGGACGCCGTCGCCCGCCTGGGGCAGGGCGGGTCCGGCGGGTCCGGTGCGGATCAGGTGTCGTAG
- a CDS encoding AMP-dependent synthetase/ligase — MRELSVPAMVEVPDSANLTDAPFSRAAEDPGAIVLRRRAVGAWSAVTAADFAAEVTGVAKGLVAAGIEPGDRVGLLSRTRYEWTLLDYAIWAAGAVAVPIYETSSAEQIEWIAGDSGAKAVFAETAAHVTAVEEVRGSLPGLAHVWGIDTGGVAEVVRLGKEVPDDAVAERRAARGADDTATLIYTSGTTGRPKGCEISHGNLVRTARNAIQGAISEVTVEGSSTLLFLPLAHVFARLIEVACVEGGIVLGHSDVPNLLPDLATFRPTFLLAVPRVFEKVYNGAEQQAAAGGKAKERIFQAAAATAIAYSRALESGRPGLGLRARHRVFDALVYRKLRAAVGGRVEYAVSGGAALGERLGHFFRGVGITILEGYGLTETTAPVSVNRPTAIRIGTVGGPIPGVDVRIAEDGEVLVRGINVLRGYWNNEAATKEALEDGWFHTGDLGSLDSDGFLRITGRKKEILVTAAGKNVAPAPLEDGLRAHPLVSQCLVVGDGRRFVAALVTLDEEALGPWKQRHGKPAAMTAGELRRDPDLTAEIDAAVAAANRPVSHAEAIKKYAVLDVDFTEEAGHMTPSLKVRRAVVMRDFADEIDALYDT, encoded by the coding sequence GTGCGCGAGCTCAGCGTCCCCGCGATGGTGGAGGTCCCCGACTCCGCCAATCTGACCGACGCGCCCTTCAGCCGTGCCGCCGAGGACCCCGGCGCCATCGTGCTCCGCCGCCGCGCCGTCGGCGCCTGGAGCGCCGTCACCGCCGCCGACTTCGCGGCGGAGGTGACCGGGGTGGCCAAGGGCCTGGTGGCCGCGGGGATCGAGCCCGGCGACCGGGTGGGGCTGCTGTCGCGGACGCGCTACGAGTGGACGCTGCTCGACTACGCGATCTGGGCGGCGGGCGCGGTCGCGGTGCCGATCTACGAGACGTCCTCGGCCGAGCAGATCGAGTGGATCGCCGGCGACTCCGGCGCCAAGGCCGTGTTCGCCGAGACCGCGGCGCACGTCACGGCGGTCGAGGAGGTCCGGGGTTCGCTCCCGGGTCTCGCCCACGTCTGGGGCATCGACACCGGCGGGGTCGCCGAGGTCGTCCGGCTCGGCAAGGAGGTCCCGGACGACGCGGTGGCCGAGCGCCGCGCCGCCCGCGGCGCCGACGACACCGCCACCCTCATCTACACCTCGGGCACGACCGGGCGCCCCAAGGGCTGCGAGATCAGCCACGGGAACCTCGTGCGGACCGCCCGCAACGCCATCCAGGGCGCGATCTCCGAGGTCACCGTCGAGGGCAGTTCCACGCTGCTGTTCCTGCCGCTGGCGCACGTGTTCGCGCGCCTCATCGAGGTCGCGTGCGTCGAGGGCGGCATCGTCCTCGGGCACAGCGACGTCCCGAACCTGCTGCCCGACCTCGCGACGTTCCGCCCCACGTTCCTGCTGGCGGTGCCCCGCGTGTTCGAGAAGGTCTACAACGGCGCCGAGCAGCAGGCCGCGGCGGGGGGCAAGGCCAAGGAGAGGATCTTCCAGGCGGCGGCCGCCACCGCCATCGCCTACAGCCGGGCGCTGGAGTCGGGCCGCCCGGGCCTCGGCCTGAGGGCCCGGCACAGGGTGTTCGACGCGCTGGTGTACCGCAAGCTGCGCGCGGCGGTCGGCGGGCGGGTGGAGTACGCGGTGTCGGGCGGCGCCGCGCTGGGCGAGCGGCTCGGCCACTTCTTCCGCGGCGTCGGGATCACGATCCTGGAGGGCTACGGCCTCACCGAGACGACCGCGCCGGTGAGCGTCAACCGCCCCACAGCGATCAGGATCGGGACGGTGGGCGGGCCCATCCCGGGGGTGGACGTGCGGATCGCCGAGGACGGGGAGGTCCTCGTCCGCGGCATCAACGTCCTGCGCGGCTACTGGAACAACGAGGCCGCCACCAAGGAGGCCCTGGAGGACGGCTGGTTCCACACCGGCGACCTCGGCTCCCTGGACTCCGACGGGTTCCTGCGGATCACCGGCCGGAAGAAGGAGATCCTGGTGACCGCGGCGGGCAAGAACGTGGCGCCCGCCCCGCTGGAGGACGGCCTCCGCGCGCACCCGCTGGTCAGCCAGTGCCTGGTCGTCGGCGACGGCCGCAGGTTCGTCGCCGCGCTGGTCACCCTCGACGAGGAGGCGCTCGGCCCCTGGAAGCAGCGGCACGGCAAGCCCGCCGCGATGACGGCGGGCGAGCTGCGCCGCGACCCCGACCTCACCGCCGAGATCGACGCCGCGGTCGCCGCGGCGAACCGGCCCGTCAGCCACGCCGAGGCGATCAAGAAGTACGCCGTGCTCGACGTGGACTTCACCGAGGAGGCGGGGCACATGACGCCGAGCCTGAAGGTCAGGCGCGCCGTGGTGATGCGGGACTTCGCCGACGAGATCGACGCCCTCTACGACACCTGA
- a CDS encoding NADH-quinone oxidoreductase subunit NuoF family protein produces MSSAIAVTNIGGPRLTLGFDRFDRLDLDRHMAVHGKLRAPVLDDIVRMAEQVDMRGRGGAGFPFARKLMAVAARVNYPGSDEALLPGEKRGDRGSSEDAVVVVNGAEGEPGSSKDKVLLSRAPHLVLDGAQIAASALGTQRIVVAVEDDEAARSVRAAIGERRMPARVVRLTERFISGESGAVIRAINGEIPIPPGVKVRASDSGVDGFPTLLSNTETFAQLAVLVSLGPDLYASAGTEDEPGTTLLTVGGTKVVEAPLGTPLRAVLERCEVPPSPGVLVGGYHGMWLDPAGVQQAVLSRAGMRRVGGTVGAGIILPLTRGTCPLGEVTRIASYLAAQSAGQCGPCRLGLPDVVRSLNSLSDGSGTVEDVRRAASVGRGRGACTHPDGTARFVLSAVEAFTADIDVHRYGGTCGQPTFGVLPLPVPTGDEGRVAIDWSRCDGHGLCAYLVPELIQLDRYGFPVVLGTDIPAWMERDVQKAVAMCPALALRVTGGVPGSPARRS; encoded by the coding sequence ATGAGCTCCGCCATCGCCGTCACCAACATCGGCGGCCCCCGGCTGACGCTCGGGTTCGACCGCTTCGACCGGCTCGACCTCGACCGGCACATGGCCGTGCACGGCAAGCTGCGCGCGCCCGTGCTCGACGACATCGTCCGGATGGCCGAGCAGGTCGACATGCGCGGCCGCGGCGGGGCCGGCTTCCCGTTCGCGCGGAAGCTGATGGCCGTCGCCGCCCGCGTGAACTACCCCGGCTCCGACGAGGCGCTGCTGCCGGGGGAGAAGCGCGGCGACCGCGGCTCCAGCGAGGACGCCGTGGTCGTGGTCAACGGCGCCGAGGGCGAGCCCGGCAGCTCCAAGGACAAGGTCCTGCTCAGCCGTGCCCCGCACCTGGTGCTGGACGGCGCGCAGATCGCCGCGTCCGCGCTCGGCACGCAGCGGATCGTGGTGGCCGTCGAGGACGACGAGGCCGCCCGCTCCGTCCGGGCCGCCATCGGCGAGCGGCGGATGCCGGCCCGGGTCGTCCGGCTGACCGAGCGCTTCATCTCCGGGGAGAGCGGCGCGGTGATCCGCGCGATCAACGGGGAGATCCCGATCCCGCCGGGCGTCAAGGTCCGCGCCTCCGACTCCGGCGTCGACGGGTTCCCGACGCTGCTGTCCAACACCGAGACGTTCGCGCAGCTCGCCGTGCTGGTCTCCCTCGGCCCCGACCTGTACGCCTCGGCCGGCACCGAGGACGAGCCGGGCACGACGCTGCTCACCGTCGGCGGCACCAAGGTCGTCGAGGCGCCGCTCGGCACGCCGCTGCGGGCCGTCCTGGAACGCTGCGAGGTCCCGCCGTCGCCGGGCGTGCTCGTCGGCGGCTACCACGGCATGTGGCTGGACCCCGCCGGCGTCCAGCAGGCCGTGCTGTCGCGCGCCGGCATGCGGCGGGTCGGCGGCACCGTCGGCGCCGGGATCATCCTGCCGCTCACCCGCGGCACCTGCCCGCTCGGCGAGGTCACGCGGATCGCGTCCTACCTCGCCGCGCAGTCGGCGGGGCAGTGCGGGCCGTGCCGGCTCGGGCTGCCCGACGTCGTCCGGTCGCTGAACTCGCTGTCGGACGGGTCGGGGACGGTCGAGGACGTCCGGCGCGCCGCGAGCGTCGGGCGCGGCCGCGGCGCCTGCACCCACCCCGACGGGACCGCCAGGTTCGTCCTCTCGGCGGTCGAGGCGTTCACCGCCGACATCGACGTCCACCGGTACGGCGGGACGTGCGGGCAGCCGACCTTCGGGGTGCTGCCGCTGCCCGTCCCGACCGGTGACGAGGGGAGGGTGGCGATCGACTGGAGCCGGTGCGACGGGCACGGCCTGTGCGCCTACCTCGTGCCGGAGCTGATCCAGCTCGACCGCTACGGCTTCCCGGTGGTGCTCGGCACCGACATCCCCGCCTGGATGGAACGCGACGTGCAGAAGGCGGTCGCCATGTGCCCCGCCCTCGCGCTGCGCGTCACCGGAGGCGTCCCGGGAAGCCCCGCCCGCCGTTCCTGA